A single window of Longimicrobium sp. DNA harbors:
- a CDS encoding sigma-70 family RNA polymerase sigma factor, protein MKAVPTSAPDYDALFRDVYPSLFRYLHRLTGDHDQAEDIAQESFVRLLGRSLPGDEARLWLFTVATNLFRDGARTRKRRERLLTATPWKPSALPAPDVEAERKHAVLQVRRALEQIPERDRQMLLMREEGFKYDEIARVAGVAPGSVGTLLARATKRFLAVYDGEREDG, encoded by the coding sequence TTGAAGGCCGTTCCCACGAGCGCCCCGGACTACGACGCGCTGTTCCGCGACGTGTATCCGTCGCTGTTCCGCTACCTGCACCGGCTGACGGGCGACCACGACCAGGCCGAGGACATCGCGCAGGAATCGTTCGTGCGCCTGCTGGGGCGGTCGCTTCCGGGCGACGAGGCGCGGCTGTGGCTGTTCACGGTGGCCACCAACCTGTTCCGCGACGGGGCGCGCACGCGCAAGCGCCGCGAACGGCTGCTCACGGCCACCCCGTGGAAGCCGTCGGCGCTCCCCGCGCCGGACGTGGAGGCGGAGCGAAAGCACGCGGTGCTGCAGGTGCGGCGCGCGCTGGAGCAGATTCCGGAACGCGACCGGCAGATGCTGCTGATGCGCGAAGAAGGCTTCAAGTACGACGAGATCGCCCGCGTGGCCGGTGTGGCCCCGGGATCGGTAGGCACGCTGCTGGCCCGCGCAACCAAGCGGTTCCTGGCGGTGTACGACGGAGAACGGGAGGACGGATGA